In methanogenic archaeon ISO4-H5, the following are encoded in one genomic region:
- a CDS encoding heavy metal translocating P-type ATPase has protein sequence MEKKSAIVEFFRDDLKRTALFVILAGISLVISFFFGKDLPVDPAWVAIILCGTPILYEAVTGLILRHDIKADVLVAVAIVASLILQEWFAAGEVAFIMELGGLLEDISADRSRAGIEKLISMVPSKARLIIDGKETEVDAESVRVGQIIRILPGDTVPLDGNVVSGHSYVDQSSLTGESVPVAKEEGSEVFSGTVNQLGTFDMEVTCTAQDSSFQRLVDMVESTDAERTRVVKVADKWATYLVALVFVIAAATYLLTQEVSRALTVMIVFCPCAFILATPTAVVAAIGNLSKHGILVRDGDALEKMAHTDRLVFDKTGTLTEGKPYVTSVNPAEGFTKEQLLRYAGTVEKSSEHPYAGAILARCGDMPLGEAEGVEVTVGRGISATVDGRLVKVGNPAFTGISIPFSSGESVICVTADSVPVGFISVSDRMRDGVSETISDIRANGTECVMLTGDSPVAAARVAEQAGISEYTAECRPEDKVARIVALKEDGHVVCMIGDGINDAPSLKAADVGIAMGGTGSGITVGVADMVIVGDEVGKVPHLQFLTKKMLGRIKINIAFGMSWNAMAVALAVTGTVGAVMGAIIHNVGSVAVVVSSFLLLFVGTK, from the coding sequence ATGGAAAAAAAGAGCGCAATCGTCGAATTCTTCCGAGACGATCTAAAGAGGACGGCACTCTTCGTCATACTGGCGGGAATATCGCTGGTGATATCCTTCTTCTTCGGGAAGGATCTCCCGGTCGATCCCGCTTGGGTAGCCATCATACTGTGCGGAACCCCGATTCTTTACGAAGCGGTCACAGGATTGATTCTAAGGCATGATATCAAAGCGGACGTCCTGGTGGCGGTGGCTATCGTGGCTTCTCTGATCCTGCAGGAGTGGTTCGCTGCCGGAGAGGTCGCGTTCATCATGGAGCTGGGAGGTCTGCTGGAGGACATCTCGGCAGACAGGTCCAGGGCAGGTATCGAGAAACTGATAAGCATGGTGCCCTCCAAGGCCCGTCTGATTATAGACGGAAAAGAGACGGAGGTAGATGCCGAATCGGTCAGGGTCGGGCAGATCATCCGCATCCTGCCCGGCGACACCGTTCCCCTGGACGGTAATGTGGTCTCGGGACACAGCTACGTGGACCAGTCCTCCCTTACCGGGGAGTCGGTGCCTGTTGCCAAGGAGGAAGGTTCTGAGGTGTTCAGCGGTACCGTGAACCAGCTGGGGACCTTCGACATGGAGGTCACCTGCACCGCGCAGGATTCATCCTTCCAGAGATTGGTCGACATGGTGGAGAGCACCGACGCCGAGCGTACCAGGGTGGTGAAGGTTGCGGATAAATGGGCGACCTACCTAGTGGCATTGGTGTTCGTGATCGCCGCTGCCACATACCTGTTGACCCAGGAGGTCTCCAGGGCGCTCACTGTCATGATTGTATTCTGTCCCTGTGCCTTCATATTGGCCACTCCCACTGCGGTGGTGGCGGCCATCGGGAACCTGTCCAAGCACGGCATCCTAGTAAGGGATGGCGATGCCTTGGAGAAGATGGCTCACACCGACAGGCTGGTGTTCGACAAGACCGGAACCCTGACCGAAGGCAAGCCGTACGTAACCTCAGTGAACCCTGCCGAGGGCTTCACCAAGGAACAGCTACTTAGGTATGCTGGCACAGTTGAGAAATCCTCCGAACATCCCTATGCGGGAGCGATCCTCGCCAGGTGCGGGGACATGCCCCTCGGCGAAGCCGAGGGAGTTGAGGTTACAGTGGGCAGAGGGATCTCCGCCACGGTCGACGGCAGGCTTGTGAAGGTCGGCAACCCCGCCTTCACTGGTATTTCTATTCCCTTCTCCTCGGGGGAGTCGGTGATCTGCGTCACCGCCGATTCCGTCCCCGTTGGTTTCATCTCCGTTTCCGACAGGATGCGTGACGGTGTCTCCGAAACCATCTCCGACATACGCGCCAACGGTACGGAATGCGTCATGCTCACAGGGGACTCACCCGTAGCGGCCGCCAGGGTGGCGGAGCAGGCAGGCATCTCCGAGTACACCGCGGAATGCAGGCCGGAGGACAAGGTCGCCCGCATTGTGGCTCTGAAGGAAGATGGTCACGTGGTTTGCATGATCGGGGACGGCATCAACGATGCCCCGTCCCTCAAGGCGGCAGATGTAGGTATAGCCATGGGCGGCACCGGGAGCGGCATCACAGTAGGTGTGGCTGACATGGTGATCGTCGGCGACGAGGTGGGGAAGGTGCCACATCTCCAGTTCCTGACGAAGAAGATGCTCGGACGCATCAAGATCAACATAGCATTCGGTATGAGCTGGAACGCCATGGCCGTCGCCCTGGCAGTGACCGGCACGGTGGGTGCCGTCATGGGAGCCATCATTCACAACGTTGGGTCAGTGGCAGTCGTGGTAAGCTCGTTCCTGCTGCTCTTTGTCGGAACGAAATAA
- a CDS encoding transporter MIP family has product MDATIKAAIAELIGTFVLVFFGVGTAVFTGGDLVATAFAFGLTVMVMSVTVGKVSGCHLNTAISLAMFLDKQIDAKKFVLYVIFQIIGAVIAGALIVCLSMGYADMTFEAVRNMNLGANFVQGAGKAWVGILAEVILTFIFVLVVFGATDKSHQGVFSEFAGFFIGLALAMVHLVGIGITGTSVNPARSIGMAIFSADYLGDVWIFIVAPLIGGVLAWLVYSFVLRDNAESA; this is encoded by the coding sequence ATGGATGCAACTATCAAAGCAGCTATCGCAGAGCTGATCGGTACCTTCGTACTGGTCTTCTTCGGAGTGGGAACTGCTGTGTTCACCGGCGGCGACCTCGTTGCCACCGCCTTCGCATTCGGTCTTACCGTTATGGTCATGTCCGTGACCGTCGGCAAGGTCTCCGGATGCCACCTCAACACCGCAATCTCCCTCGCAATGTTCCTCGACAAACAGATCGACGCTAAGAAATTCGTTCTCTACGTCATCTTCCAGATCATCGGTGCAGTCATCGCAGGTGCACTCATCGTCTGTCTTTCCATGGGCTACGCTGACATGACCTTCGAGGCAGTCAGGAACATGAACCTCGGAGCCAACTTCGTCCAGGGCGCTGGAAAGGCCTGGGTAGGAATCCTCGCTGAGGTTATCCTGACCTTCATCTTCGTCCTCGTCGTCTTCGGAGCAACCGACAAGTCCCACCAGGGAGTCTTCTCCGAGTTCGCAGGATTCTTCATCGGTCTTGCACTCGCAATGGTCCACCTCGTCGGAATCGGCATCACCGGAACCTCCGTCAACCCCGCCAGGTCCATCGGTATGGCCATCTTCTCCGCAGACTACCTCGGAGACGTCTGGATCTTCATCGTCGCTCCTCTCATCGGAGGAGTCCTCGCCTGGCTCGTCTACAGCTTCGTCCTCAGGGACAACGCTGAGTCCGCCTGA
- a CDS encoding TPR repeat-containing protein, translating into MSDGAVFGSMEQAQLWNDLLSADSNKNNDKRIGGIKKVLDKVILSDEKYDSPILCKLIEIVAREEANGWQDDVRDLVSRARSRDCHPALTAALVFARKGLITDAETCIDQLGEAPDKCMFHIVKAQIELARENDREAIGHLNLALCSDKTIHDIYVMLSRIDNRINWEAVEACELMAAGMTFKEPADDGSPELSLYRIYREWYRGSHENATRMLMGSSQFDEKVPAYCVLSARMSRDEGDWHSAQMMLEEASRSVENDVSLLCELGEAYLGGGNYDLALARFRNAEAFDIGNPKVVRGMIRANMALGKNNEALQGISEFLDSEMSTYDDYEELTRYLLEMGFFTEAAEAAMKIIYTHPGDATACIVLSKVAINEGNYREAEKYAKDGVASNKNNAEALAQLARVYMALRRTSKAASTAKKAVSADRRSIVALMTQVDIYRETGDLDHAVEACRAVLEVDPANTQAAEILANLEMKGVFSDTAASDEMPKVVGAEDFVRLISTLMTEGKYTEVEKLCKDNDHKYGGDKDVRRIRGNAEFALGEYLKASASFASAAALMKDDAEIWHSKGLADEKFGDFDSAEEAYGKAILLNMYNPAYWISNGCIKEKKGDYVAAVKSFNRAIELDPASSYALVRKAAIFASNGMYSEALNFLELAEATDSKNTNIQIVKMKICLKAARYTDAVYIGKKLMKKDPDASTVATYARANLGLKDYGLAKKVLEKALANDPDSYELLTAYKDLAIQTADTETTVKVCNQILKIEPLDRAAKKALADALMRLGRSDEANLIYASIKTDAEAGTENKEEDDPAAMFNIAKSMMEAGDLVSAARLTDRAMKSDPDNIDYALLRATIYRKAGDKRVADMFLSQYLERNPTNGSVHEAIGDIRVADGDLKGAALAYGKAIQNGIRKPAIYVKLGNIQEKMGAYSNAVTNYTSAVMLDPHDADANRCLAYVQFKTKDYDSAMRSIQASITSEPSGEAYAILAMIYQAKKDRAGVRDAYQGFLRFDNNSEEWVQAVITALNSVGLRTEANLLKGRLAGGSDEEGTVEVSADIKRYAERILRRAYRMGVEFNDPDLLDEMGSDQGMSQNAVSYLSDIPDYGEVLYGTNEYEHLEELSYHTILRAKNKDIEAVTLDTAYVAGSAKDVDEAKLLLAYIRAATTSKLPREIPEEFVKMGSSTKKTDSLEQVMLDNKIGVFSARMVMSCVHE; encoded by the coding sequence ATGTCAGATGGGGCGGTTTTCGGGAGCATGGAGCAGGCGCAATTGTGGAACGATCTTCTCAGCGCGGATTCCAACAAGAACAACGACAAGAGGATCGGCGGGATCAAGAAGGTCCTGGACAAGGTGATCCTCTCCGACGAGAAGTACGACTCCCCCATCCTTTGCAAATTGATCGAAATCGTGGCCAGGGAGGAGGCCAACGGCTGGCAGGATGATGTCAGAGATCTTGTTTCCAGAGCCCGCAGCCGCGACTGCCACCCCGCCCTCACCGCCGCCCTGGTCTTCGCCCGCAAGGGCCTCATCACCGACGCCGAGACTTGCATCGACCAGCTCGGAGAAGCCCCCGACAAATGCATGTTCCATATCGTCAAAGCGCAGATCGAATTGGCCCGCGAGAACGACCGCGAGGCCATCGGCCATCTCAATCTGGCACTCTGCAGCGACAAGACCATCCACGACATCTACGTGATGCTCTCCCGCATCGACAACCGCATCAACTGGGAAGCGGTTGAGGCCTGCGAACTCATGGCCGCCGGCATGACCTTCAAAGAACCCGCCGACGACGGCTCCCCCGAGCTTTCCCTTTACAGGATTTACCGCGAGTGGTACAGGGGAAGCCATGAGAACGCCACCCGCATGCTCATGGGCTCCAGCCAGTTCGACGAGAAGGTCCCCGCCTACTGCGTGCTCTCCGCCAGGATGTCGCGCGACGAGGGCGACTGGCACTCAGCACAGATGATGCTGGAGGAGGCCAGCCGTTCGGTCGAGAACGACGTCTCCCTCCTCTGCGAGCTCGGAGAGGCATATCTGGGAGGAGGCAACTACGACCTCGCCCTGGCCCGCTTCAGGAATGCCGAGGCATTCGATATCGGCAACCCCAAGGTCGTCCGCGGCATGATCAGGGCCAACATGGCCCTCGGAAAGAACAACGAGGCCCTCCAGGGCATCAGCGAGTTCCTGGATTCCGAGATGTCCACCTATGACGACTACGAGGAGCTCACCAGGTACCTTCTGGAGATGGGATTCTTCACCGAGGCCGCCGAAGCCGCCATGAAGATCATCTACACCCATCCCGGCGACGCCACCGCCTGCATCGTACTTTCCAAAGTGGCAATCAACGAAGGCAACTACCGCGAGGCGGAGAAATACGCCAAGGACGGCGTTGCAAGCAACAAGAACAACGCCGAGGCGCTGGCCCAGCTGGCCCGTGTCTACATGGCGCTCAGGCGCACCTCCAAGGCCGCCTCCACCGCCAAGAAGGCGGTATCCGCAGACCGCAGATCCATCGTCGCCCTCATGACCCAGGTCGACATTTACAGAGAGACCGGAGACCTCGACCACGCGGTCGAGGCATGCCGTGCGGTTCTCGAAGTGGACCCCGCCAACACCCAGGCGGCGGAGATTCTCGCCAACCTCGAGATGAAGGGTGTCTTCTCCGACACCGCGGCATCCGACGAGATGCCCAAGGTGGTCGGTGCCGAGGACTTCGTGAGACTCATCAGCACCCTGATGACCGAAGGCAAGTACACCGAAGTAGAGAAGCTCTGCAAGGACAACGACCACAAATACGGCGGCGACAAGGACGTCCGCCGCATCAGGGGAAACGCGGAGTTCGCTCTAGGGGAATACCTGAAAGCATCCGCTTCCTTCGCCTCGGCAGCCGCCCTCATGAAGGATGATGCCGAGATTTGGCACTCCAAGGGTCTGGCCGACGAGAAGTTCGGCGACTTCGACTCTGCCGAAGAGGCCTACGGCAAGGCTATCCTACTGAACATGTACAACCCCGCCTACTGGATCTCCAACGGATGCATCAAGGAGAAGAAAGGGGACTACGTCGCCGCGGTGAAATCATTCAACCGTGCCATCGAACTGGACCCCGCTTCCTCATACGCACTGGTACGCAAGGCGGCCATCTTCGCCAGCAACGGAATGTACTCCGAAGCGCTGAACTTCCTGGAGCTGGCAGAGGCCACCGATTCCAAGAACACCAACATACAGATCGTGAAGATGAAGATCTGCCTGAAGGCCGCCAGGTACACCGATGCGGTCTACATAGGCAAGAAACTCATGAAGAAGGACCCCGACGCCAGCACCGTGGCGACCTACGCCCGCGCCAATCTGGGTCTTAAGGATTACGGACTCGCCAAGAAGGTCCTGGAGAAGGCCCTCGCCAATGACCCGGATTCCTACGAGCTGCTCACAGCATACAAGGATTTAGCTATCCAAACAGCGGACACCGAGACCACCGTGAAGGTCTGCAACCAGATCCTCAAGATCGAACCCCTCGACCGCGCTGCAAAGAAAGCCCTGGCAGACGCCCTCATGAGACTCGGCAGGAGTGACGAGGCCAACCTCATCTACGCCTCCATCAAGACCGATGCCGAAGCGGGCACCGAGAATAAGGAAGAGGATGACCCAGCGGCCATGTTCAACATCGCCAAGTCCATGATGGAGGCGGGAGACCTCGTCTCCGCGGCCAGGCTCACCGACCGCGCCATGAAGTCCGACCCCGACAACATCGACTATGCTCTGCTCAGGGCCACTATCTACCGCAAGGCCGGCGACAAGAGGGTCGCCGATATGTTCCTCTCTCAATACCTCGAGAGGAATCCCACCAACGGTTCTGTACATGAAGCGATCGGAGACATCAGGGTCGCCGACGGCGACCTCAAGGGAGCCGCCCTCGCTTACGGCAAGGCCATCCAGAACGGAATCAGGAAGCCTGCCATCTATGTCAAGCTCGGTAACATCCAAGAGAAGATGGGGGCTTATTCCAACGCAGTTACCAACTATACCTCAGCGGTGATGCTGGACCCGCACGACGCCGACGCCAACAGGTGTCTCGCCTACGTCCAGTTCAAGACCAAGGACTACGACAGCGCCATGCGCTCCATCCAGGCCTCCATCACCTCGGAGCCCTCCGGAGAGGCGTATGCCATCCTGGCCATGATCTACCAGGCCAAGAAGGACCGTGCCGGTGTCCGCGACGCCTACCAGGGATTCCTCAGGTTCGACAACAACTCGGAGGAATGGGTGCAGGCTGTGATCACCGCCCTCAACAGCGTAGGACTCAGAACCGAGGCCAACCTGCTCAAGGGCAGGCTTGCCGGCGGTTCCGACGAGGAAGGAACAGTCGAGGTCAGCGCCGACATCAAGAGGTATGCGGAGCGCATCCTCCGCAGGGCATACAGGATGGGTGTGGAGTTCAACGACCCCGACCTCCTGGATGAGATGGGCTCCGACCAGGGCATGTCCCAGAATGCCGTCTCATACCTCTCGGACATCCCCGATTACGGAGAGGTCCTATACGGTACCAACGAGTACGAGCATCTGGAGGAGCTGTCCTATCACACCATCCTCAGAGCCAAGAACAAGGATATCGAGGCAGTCACCCTCGACACGGCCTACGTGGCAGGCAGCGCCAAGGATGTTGATGAGGCCAAGCTCCTGCTTGCTTACATCCGTGCCGCGACGACCTCCAAACTCCCCCGCGAGATCCCCGAGGAATTCGTGAAGATGGGTTCATCCACCAAGAAGACGGATTCACTGGAACAGGTCATGCTCGACAACAAGATCGGAGTGTTCTCCGCCCGTATGGTAATGTCCTGCGTGCACGAGTGA
- a CDS encoding tRNA pseudouridine synthase D TruD yields the protein MSFRKCTTAEADLGMLYYISDTEGTGGRLKACAEDFVVNEISSLPEPAENGKYTIFKVTARNWETNRMVRLLSREMGISRERIGFAGTKDKRAVTTQLMSVDAPPSILDNVSLQDLTISDAYTARRKVQIGDLIGNEFVIRASGVAKPMDEVKEICESVTSEIKKRGGFPNYFGVQRFGVMRPITHKVGELIVRGDLEGAVRCYVTDPAGPVSLDEEAAKARKLFAETKDWAGMQKYIPDSMSFEKSIVAFLNDNPGHWAGAIAQLPTNLQMMFVHAYQSYLFNLMLSERIARDIPLNRPIVGDTVIPLDADGIPHHENPVVATEKNLDLVERQVKLKRAFVSLPLYGSLTVIPDGEMGDIERKILEKERITAQDFIVPGLSHCSSEGSHREVMCPVKNLGYELEDGSYKVSFSLPKGNYATCLMREFMKSEMTDY from the coding sequence ATGTCGTTCAGGAAATGCACCACCGCCGAAGCAGACCTCGGCATGCTGTATTACATCAGCGATACCGAGGGTACCGGCGGACGTCTCAAGGCCTGCGCGGAGGATTTCGTCGTTAACGAGATCTCCTCCCTGCCGGAGCCTGCCGAGAACGGCAAATACACGATTTTCAAGGTCACCGCCAGGAATTGGGAGACCAACCGCATGGTGCGTCTCCTCTCGAGGGAGATGGGTATCTCCAGGGAGAGGATAGGCTTCGCCGGCACCAAGGATAAGAGGGCAGTCACCACACAGCTGATGTCCGTGGATGCTCCCCCCTCCATTTTGGATAACGTCAGCCTGCAGGACCTGACCATCAGCGATGCATACACCGCACGCAGGAAGGTGCAGATCGGGGACCTGATCGGAAACGAGTTCGTCATCAGGGCCTCCGGCGTCGCCAAACCCATGGACGAGGTCAAGGAGATATGCGAGTCCGTGACCTCCGAGATAAAGAAAAGGGGTGGATTCCCCAACTACTTCGGTGTGCAGAGATTCGGCGTCATGAGGCCCATCACCCACAAGGTGGGCGAACTGATCGTCAGGGGAGACCTCGAGGGAGCGGTCAGGTGCTACGTCACCGACCCCGCAGGACCCGTCAGTCTCGACGAGGAGGCTGCCAAAGCAAGGAAGCTATTCGCCGAGACGAAGGACTGGGCCGGGATGCAGAAGTACATCCCCGATTCCATGAGCTTCGAGAAGAGCATCGTTGCCTTCCTCAACGACAATCCCGGTCATTGGGCAGGGGCCATCGCACAGCTTCCGACGAACCTGCAGATGATGTTCGTCCACGCTTACCAGTCCTATCTTTTCAACCTCATGCTGAGCGAGAGGATCGCCAGGGACATCCCCCTGAACAGACCCATCGTCGGCGATACTGTAATTCCATTGGATGCCGACGGCATCCCCCACCACGAGAATCCCGTCGTCGCGACGGAGAAGAATCTCGATCTGGTGGAGAGGCAGGTGAAACTCAAGAGGGCGTTCGTCTCCCTCCCGCTGTACGGTTCCCTGACCGTCATCCCCGACGGAGAGATGGGCGACATCGAGAGGAAGATCCTCGAGAAAGAGAGGATCACCGCTCAGGATTTCATAGTGCCAGGATTATCGCACTGCAGTTCCGAGGGAAGCCACAGGGAGGTAATGTGCCCCGTGAAGAACCTCGGCTACGAACTGGAGGACGGTTCTTACAAGGTGTCCTTCAGTCTTCCCAAGGGTAACTATGCGACCTGTCTGATGAGGGAGTTCATGAAGTCGGAGATGACCGACTACTGA
- a CDS encoding ATP-dependent DNA ligase DnlI, which produces MQFCQLAEVFDRLESTSSRLEMTDILSDFFRKVEPSELRQMIYLSVGRLHPEFYPQELGMADKLVLKAIASVSGRTQKEVDDLWIKLGDPGEVAEQMVAKKKQMTLFSEPLTFKSVVEGLTLIETATGKDSQDRKMKHLARMLHDSNPVEARYICRIVTGRMRVGAGAMTVMDALAAAFATKEERPYIERAFNITCDMGLVAETLAAGGMEAVGKIGVAVGSPVKVMLAERLRSLPDIMDRMGGKCAFEYKYDGMRVQAHIRKGEDGFVKLYSRRLEDLTHNFPDVAEALSRQLKGTEAIIEGECVAYDPSNGSLLPFQNVTHRRKKHGMDKAVEEIPVKIFMFDLLYIDGVDYTVKPYAERRAKLKDSFAPREDGIDIVDYTTQAVITDEDQAQEFFDRAIASKCEGIMAKSLEDVSIYRAGSRGFLWIKYKKDYTQALVDTFDLAVVGAFYGMGKRAGVYGALLMAAYDPDTGKFGTACKLGTGFDDAFLAELPNMLEKYRSEKKPSSLEVEMVPDVWFVPGVVLEVTAADISISPIHTIAFGSIKEDAGLGLRFPRFTGRVRDDKTPEQCTTSAEIVEFYQMQEERDSDESEPSES; this is translated from the coding sequence ATGCAATTCTGCCAGCTCGCGGAGGTCTTCGACCGCCTGGAATCCACCAGCAGCCGTCTCGAGATGACCGACATATTATCGGATTTCTTCAGGAAGGTGGAACCGTCCGAGCTCAGGCAGATGATCTACCTCTCCGTAGGAAGACTCCATCCCGAGTTCTACCCTCAGGAGCTGGGTATGGCGGATAAGCTGGTGCTCAAAGCGATAGCTTCCGTGTCGGGAAGGACCCAGAAGGAGGTCGACGACCTGTGGATCAAACTCGGCGATCCAGGAGAGGTGGCCGAGCAGATGGTCGCCAAGAAGAAGCAGATGACCCTGTTCTCCGAACCGCTCACTTTCAAGTCCGTGGTGGAGGGTCTGACTCTCATAGAGACGGCTACAGGTAAGGATTCGCAGGACCGCAAGATGAAGCATCTGGCACGTATGCTCCACGACTCCAATCCGGTGGAAGCGAGATACATCTGCAGGATCGTCACCGGAAGGATGAGGGTGGGTGCCGGGGCAATGACCGTCATGGATGCTCTCGCCGCGGCGTTCGCCACTAAGGAGGAGCGCCCCTACATCGAGAGAGCGTTCAACATCACCTGCGACATGGGTCTCGTGGCCGAGACCCTGGCCGCCGGCGGCATGGAGGCCGTCGGGAAGATCGGTGTCGCCGTGGGAAGCCCCGTCAAGGTGATGCTGGCGGAGCGTCTCCGTTCGCTCCCCGACATAATGGACAGGATGGGCGGGAAATGTGCGTTCGAGTACAAGTACGACGGAATGCGCGTGCAGGCCCACATCAGGAAGGGCGAGGACGGTTTCGTGAAGCTCTACTCCAGGAGGCTGGAGGACCTTACCCATAACTTCCCCGATGTGGCGGAGGCCCTGAGCAGACAGCTGAAGGGTACTGAGGCGATCATCGAGGGGGAGTGCGTAGCATACGATCCGTCGAACGGTTCCCTATTACCGTTCCAGAACGTCACCCACAGGAGGAAGAAGCACGGCATGGACAAGGCCGTGGAGGAGATCCCGGTCAAGATCTTCATGTTCGACCTGCTGTACATCGACGGTGTCGATTACACCGTGAAACCCTATGCCGAGAGGAGGGCCAAACTGAAGGATTCCTTCGCCCCCCGCGAGGACGGAATCGACATCGTGGATTATACGACGCAGGCGGTCATCACCGACGAGGACCAGGCCCAGGAGTTCTTCGACAGGGCCATCGCCTCCAAGTGCGAGGGAATCATGGCCAAGTCTTTGGAAGATGTGTCAATCTACCGTGCCGGGTCCAGAGGATTCCTGTGGATCAAGTACAAGAAGGATTACACGCAGGCACTGGTGGACACCTTCGACCTCGCTGTCGTGGGAGCGTTCTACGGTATGGGAAAGAGGGCAGGAGTGTATGGCGCATTATTGATGGCTGCATATGACCCAGACACAGGTAAGTTCGGTACCGCCTGCAAGCTCGGTACCGGTTTCGACGATGCCTTCCTGGCGGAACTCCCCAACATGCTCGAGAAGTACAGGAGCGAGAAGAAGCCCTCTTCGCTGGAAGTGGAGATGGTCCCCGATGTGTGGTTCGTCCCCGGCGTGGTCCTGGAGGTCACCGCCGCCGATATCAGCATCAGCCCCATTCACACCATCGCCTTCGGCTCGATCAAGGAGGATGCCGGTCTCGGACTCAGGTTCCCTAGATTCACCGGCCGTGTGAGGGACGACAAGACCCCGGAGCAGTGCACCACGTCCGCGGAGATCGTCGAGTTCTATCAGATGCAGGAGGAGAGGGATTCCGACGAATCGGAGCCTTCCGAATCCTGA
- a CDS encoding Hef nuclease: MEFISQPGIVPDRIENRRYQANIARSCLRDNTLVILPTGLGKTAVALLVAADVLSKGRKVLMMAPTKPLVDQHRSFFEGMLSVGRVGEMNGLMSPAKRAEVMASCDFIVSTPQTVANDLDNAVYSLDGFGLVIYDEAHRGTGNYAYVTVAGYVPPKTRSMGMTASPGSDPKRIEEVCFNLDLTSIEVRTEYDPDVSPYVHDTYLNRIVVNMPQDLVDISNHLKMVLNHYFGELTDLHLTNPNWPPSTKHMLSIGRTLQARLADGEKNNTVFRGLTVQSICIKVLHAITLAETQGMSVLRSYLRSQNEEAESENGSRAARELVRNPDYQKVLEISAKSRVEHPKISRILSLISQMLDADPSSKIIVFTQYRESCEVLAEKISVVSAARVCKLIGQSNGGLKQKEQIDLLDRFRAGEFNVVVSTSVGEEGLDITSTNAVIFYEPVPSEIRTIQRRGRTGRKNDGEVFVLVASGTMDEAMENAARRKEEQMKERLENLGRGLKSRRGPATSQRALDGF, from the coding sequence ATGGAGTTTATTTCCCAGCCGGGCATCGTTCCGGACAGGATCGAGAACCGCAGGTATCAGGCCAACATCGCCAGGTCCTGCCTCAGGGACAACACCCTGGTGATCCTGCCCACCGGACTGGGTAAGACCGCGGTGGCCCTCCTGGTGGCCGCCGACGTCCTCTCGAAAGGGAGGAAGGTGCTCATGATGGCCCCCACCAAGCCCCTGGTCGACCAGCACCGCTCTTTCTTCGAAGGGATGCTGTCCGTCGGCAGGGTAGGGGAGATGAACGGACTCATGTCCCCCGCCAAGAGGGCGGAGGTTATGGCATCCTGCGATTTCATTGTCTCAACTCCCCAGACGGTAGCCAACGACCTCGACAACGCGGTGTACTCCCTGGACGGTTTCGGTCTTGTCATCTACGACGAGGCGCACAGGGGGACCGGCAACTACGCCTATGTCACCGTTGCAGGTTATGTTCCTCCCAAGACCCGTTCCATGGGCATGACCGCTTCTCCGGGTTCCGATCCCAAGAGGATCGAGGAGGTATGTTTCAATCTCGACCTGACCTCCATCGAGGTCAGGACCGAATATGACCCAGACGTGTCGCCTTATGTGCATGACACCTATCTCAACCGCATTGTCGTGAACATGCCGCAGGACCTGGTGGACATCTCGAACCATCTGAAGATGGTCCTCAACCATTACTTCGGGGAACTCACCGACCTCCACCTGACGAATCCCAACTGGCCCCCGTCCACCAAGCATATGCTGTCGATCGGGAGGACCCTGCAGGCCCGTCTCGCGGACGGGGAGAAGAACAACACCGTGTTCAGGGGACTCACAGTGCAATCGATTTGCATCAAAGTTCTGCACGCCATCACTCTGGCGGAGACGCAGGGCATGTCTGTGTTACGTTCGTATCTGCGTTCGCAGAACGAGGAGGCGGAATCAGAGAACGGTTCCAGGGCGGCCAGGGAGCTGGTCAGGAATCCGGATTACCAGAAGGTGCTGGAGATCTCTGCGAAGTCCCGGGTGGAGCACCCCAAGATCTCCCGTATCCTCAGCCTCATCAGCCAGATGCTGGATGCCGATCCTTCCAGCAAGATCATCGTCTTCACGCAGTACAGGGAGTCCTGCGAAGTCCTGGCGGAGAAGATCTCCGTGGTGTCCGCGGCACGCGTGTGCAAGCTCATCGGGCAGTCCAACGGAGGCCTGAAGCAGAAGGAGCAGATTGATCTCCTGGACAGGTTCCGCGCGGGGGAGTTCAACGTTGTAGTATCCACTTCCGTCGGCGAGGAGGGACTGGACATCACCAGTACCAACGCGGTGATCTTCTACGAGCCGGTTCCCTCGGAGATCCGCACCATCCAGAGGCGCGGAAGGACCGGCAGGAAGAACGACGGCGAGGTCTTCGTGCTGGTGGCCTCCGGGACCATGGACGAGGCCATGGAGAATGCCGCCAGGAGGAAGGAGGAACAGATGAAGGAACGTCTGGAGAATCTCGGCAGGGGACTGAAGTCCCGCAGGGGTCCCGCCACTTCCCAGAGGGCCCTCGACGGGTTCTGA